The genomic region GAAAAGTCCTTTCCAAGTGAGTAGTAAATGGTAAAGAAGTTGAGTCTCATTCCTTTCTATTTCCTGAACAAAATATCATATCTGAAGACTACTTAGGAGTGTCACTGAAGTTATAAGCACTACAGAACCTAAATCTGTAATACATTACTGAATTAATGTGAATATATAAAGACAAATTCACACTCAACTTTTTACAGGCTTTATTTTTTACTATACAGCAGATAAGTTTCTAGTAGCAAAAATTATGGTGTTATTTGCCAATCAGGAAATCTTAAGCAGACAAAGCAAGTGACACAACCACCCTTAGTACACTCCTATTAGACCAAGagccagaaaaaagaaatggagagaaaaagttCTACTCACTGAACTGGCCTCAAGTGTTTAGTTCTTATAAAGCACAAGCAAAATGGAACTGGAAAAGCACAAATACCTCCACTAATTACTAGCAGactctccttcttctccttttcaaaGCGAGTTGCCATTTCTTCCTGAGAGGCTTCTTCATCCTCTTTATCTTCTTGTAGCCTCTTCATTCTTTCCATTAAGGCCTCCAGCTCACTTAAAGAATCTGCAATCTGCAAAAACACCATGACATTCTGCAAAATTAGAAGATAGACAACGTGTGTAATCTTCAGATTTCATGCTTGACAACAAATGTTCTCAAAAACAGTTAGTGGCAGCAAACACAAGAACTCAAGGCAGAATGCACTTGTCACATGCACAACCAGACAAAAAGCTTTCAGACAGTCAGAAGAAGGGAGCTGGGAAGTGTTACTCTAACCCGTCAGAGTCATCTGCTGCAGTGGGACTAACAGCAAAGAGGAGGTGTCTGAATGTGGAACTTACTGTTGCTTATAGTCTGTACTTCACCATGTAGATGGCTCAGCCATCTGTGTGCCCTACATGTATCATAAAACTACTTTTAATATTAAGGTAACTTATTTTAGTCCACGAATAATACAAAATATGATTCTGAAGGGATACAGTGCAATCCTGCAATGTAGGAACATAACCAGACAGCAAattagtgtttttcttttcattacacCTGATCAAAATAAGCAGTATGTTGAccccttttcttgcttttctgggGAATACAGGCCTCTTTACTAGAAATACATGAAAGTTATGGGTTCTGTGATCTGTACTTATGATTCAGACTTTTCATAagatagtttttttcttttccatcttttccttttgattcTTCTGCCTGTAGCTATGAATGATTTTTAGTATGCCACTCACTGCTTAACAAGCAGCAGAGTCAGCAGCAGCCCTTTGCCCCctacaaatggagaaaaagacACTGTGTTGATTTGAGCTAACATGTCTTGCAGCCCAGATATTTAAGACACAGCATTTGAACTGACTGATCACAGGTTCACACTTGACTactaattttcaaaaatacatcCTAGTGACTCTGGAtgtattttttccatcaaaGGTGATGAGGCTAATTCATCAGTCATCATTAATTCAAGCACAAAGCATTCTAGAGctacttgcagaaaaaaaccctccagttTTAATTTCATGAACTAGAAAGCAGCTTTCTCTGGTCGTTGATTCAAGATTGTAATACCAGTAGGAAGAATTaagcaattttatttcagaacattCCTCACACCAACGTGGAAGTGCTTCAGAATTGACCTGTTTTGTGATTGTAGGctttgaagtaaaaattattgacttctggggttttttgcccacctctttttttcatttcagacagGTGATACAGTCAGTGGCATGCTGAAGAAACTGGGACTTCAAGCTaggcaaaaagcaaaattttagtCTAGCTCAAGGGATTGTGATACTAACTATCAAAATCACATTGCTCTGAATGTCATCTCCTGTTATAATGTGGCTTTCTATAAATTACACTGCAAGCTGACAGAGCTAACTTGAGAGTTACCAGAGTCAAGCCTTCCAGCAGACAAAAACATTCAAACTACCCTGAAATTTCAACAGGAAAGGATGGAGGAAAGTTTTCTAATGCAAAACAGAGGCAAGCAAAAAGAATCTTCTTGTGACACTAACCCCAAAGTTGCTACTTGTGAGGGATGCATTTTCTATGTTGTTGTCATTGGCAAGATCACAGACACAGAAGTTGTTGACTGCTATAAGTCTGACTCCATTAGATGTATCCGGATCTCTCTCTGGATTAATGCCACTACCAAATACAAAGCTTGCCAAGGCATGATAATGTGCCAACAGGACAACAGCATGCACCAGTTCAGGAAGAGACCAGTTATTTTCCCCAGTCTTGACAAGTTTCTGAAATGAGAATAAAAGAAgtgtaaatataaaattttcttttggcccccagctttcctgtaaaacaggaaaaagggattaaaaaaaaaagggataaaaaggGATCGATTCCTTTCTTCCAATAATACCATATTACTCTAGCACACATCCTTtaactggattaaaaaaaaaaaaaaaaagagagagaaatctaATAAAGATTACatcttttcttttggtgttATTTTAACCAATGTTATTCCTAGAAAGCAAAACTTGTTGGCTTTGTCACATAGCAGAATTTATTAGCTTATTCAATGCTCTACGACTTCCCTGAATTTTTTAGCTCAAGGAAATGAAGCCTAACCAGATACTTAGGTAGTTCTTAGCAGTTCTTAGAACTGGACATTTACTGCTATTACAGAGCATGACTGAACAGGTACCTGGATGTGCTCTTTTGTGATTAGCCAGGGCCGGTGTGCAAGGAGTTTGTTAATTTCattcagatttttcagtctttgggGAATGTATTCTAAACCATTCAACCACTCTGCAATCCCACCAGTCTTCAGGAACTCATCAACATGCATATTTATTAGGTAGGAACACTGATGTCTGGCTGCAGCCTGGAATAGTTGAACAGAGGGAAACAGGCAGCACATTAGTGTGAAATCTGATTTTGCTGTAGGTGGAAGATGGGTTActaacacaaaacaaaaataccatttCTTTCCAAAGGACCATGTTTTATATTGCAATGTATTTCTATGCATGGAGGATTCtccaataaaaatacatttgattACTCTGATTTGCAGAATCcaatttaggttggaagagattTCCAGAGGAGATCTAGTCTAAGACACGCCCAGAGTAGATATGACTTAGATCAGGTTACTGGGAGCTTTGTCCAGACAagattctccatccttggagatcaCACAACCTCTCTTGGCCCCTGATGTCTCAAGATCCTCAAGGTAAGAATGGCGTTCCTGGTGTCCACCTGGAATTTGCTGTGACTTGAGTCCACTGCACCTCATCCTACGCCTCTGCACTGATGGTTAATATCCACAAATAAAGTTACAGTTTTAACTGCTCTTTGTAAAACCTCACTCTGGTGGGCATGTGAGAAGTATATCGCTGTGGGAACCAGGGAAGCATATATGTTGCTGACTCTCACTTCTAATTGAAAACCTTCTGACTAAGCATGCATTCTTCTGATCAAACTCAAGTACAAAAATTCGCTCCCTGCCAAAATGTCACACCagtcttcccttttctttcctagtcttcctttttaattttttttttttttttaaattttcttaaatacaaaAGTCAAAGTTGCAAGAGAAACTGTTTAGCCTCTGGTTACATACCATGATGGCAATGTAGTGCCTGTAGGGCAAAGGAAGGGGCCCATCCATACGCAGCATGTAGAACTGGCTGCGGAGGAAAGACTCCAGGTACTGGGTATGGATACTCATGACCTGGGTGATGTTGTCCAGGCGACCAGATGTAGAGTACTCTTCCACAAGAAGATTGGTACGTTCATCCAAACCATTTGCTTGCATAACCTGAAAAATAAGATGGACAAACTTAACAGAGGTTTTCTCCATCTTCAGCCCTttcactgcagtgtgaaatgtttGCCTGGGTATAATCTTAAAGGCAATGTTGGAGACCTGGATGTTAGTTGTAAATACACATACCTCCATGCCTGCAAATACAGATGCTACTTGTACACTGAGAACTGAAGAGCCTGTTGCACTGTACCtctattattttaatatgtttcaacgaaaaacaaacccactttTCCTCAGATCTTTGCAGAACAGCTAAACTTGCAGATGCTGCACGTCAAATCTGTGTGGAGAGCTGGAAGTAGGCAAGAGCTAAATAGAAGGTAAAGTCCTTATGGAAGTCTGCCTGTATAGGCACTCACCATCCAAGCTTTCAGCCCTAAAAccaatttcaaaattaatggAAAGGAACTGGGTTATGTAACCAAATTACAGAAACAGCCTGGCAATCTACCCCTCTGTGCTTGTATAATTGAGGAGGAGATCAAATGCTAATTTGTCCATGACATTCAAGTATTATTTAGAATAGAAATTTAATGCtttctttaaacaaaagctGTTCTTTAATTATTCTAGCCAATCCAAACCTTGGGCACAAGAtgaaatgaaacagcaaaagagTAAGCAGCTCTTGCACTGCAAGCCCTGACACAGTATTAGTGCTATTACTCAGTGTTTATCACCAAGAACAGCCATTCTCAACATGTTCACCACTGAAGCTACAAGCACAAGGCTAGAATACCCAGTATTTATCCTGAAACTGCAGAGTTAACCTGCCAGTTTACTAATGCAAACACCACAAAATGAGAAACCATTTAAGCTGGCTTACTGCACACGAAGACAGAAAGTGCCTAAAACCAAGAAGACAGAATGCTTTTGCTGAAATATGctatttaaaatatgcttttcctCTGAAGAATGGACCatgtcagaaatatttttccataacGTCTTGAACACAAACATACTACTGTGATTTGTGAGCCcataaagaaagcaaagaagaaacTATGAAGTTAGGCTGCTCCATCATTTTTACTGTGTAAAAATGTCACTATGGTAGCATTTGTGTGTTGCATCCAAAATGATGACTTCTTAGTTTTCCTTAACAATGTTTTTACCACCAGAAGTTTATTCACACAGTAGAGATCATTTTATCTCACTCATTACAGTATATACCTCTCCTCACACCAAGGAGTCCCCCTATTCTTCAGCAAGTTTATCTCCCATTATCTCTCTCGTTTAGTAGCTTCCTGGGGAAATCAcactttttctgtctctggtaAGGTTTCTAATCTTCTCCAGTTTGTCAGGATTTTCCTTGAAACAGTAGAAATTATGGAGAGATAAAATTCTGCAGacaaaaattgaaatttaatCCTATAGGGCTGGACTGTTGCTATGTTAGGCTTAGCTACATACAATATTATTGCTTCTGAGATTCATCTCCACCTACATTACTATCCTTTGCATACTGTGTATGTACTTCCTCCTGATTTATTACCATCCATACATtcataaatgtgtattttcacTCTGCTTGTAAAGTCCTACAGCACTTTAACAGGAACCTGTACAATTAAGCTGTACAGATTtaagggatgccatccagagggaccttgacaggttTGAGAGGTGGGCTCATGCCAGTCTCATGAAGTTCAGAAAGGCCAAGTGtaaggtcctgcatctgggtcagggCAGTCTCGAGCACAGTCACAGATTGGGTGGAAAATGGATTGAGACcagtcctgaggagaaggacttgggagtgttggtggaccagaagctcagcactagccagcaatgtgtgcttgcagctcagaaagccaactgtgtcctgggctgcatcaaaaggaaaacaggcagcaggtcaggggaggtGATTTTACCTCTCTACTCCACTCTGATGAAATCCCATCTGGAGTgatgcatccagttctgggacACATGTTGGCCTCCTTATGTTGGCCCTCtaacataagaaggacacagagctgttgggataatccagaggagggcaatgaagatgatcagagggctggagcacctcccctgtgaagacaggctgagggagttggggaTTTTCATCCTGGAGtaaagaaggctctggggagaccttagagcagccttccagtacctgaaggaggcctccaagaaagctggggagggactttttacaagggcatggagtgatagggCAAGGGGAAATGCctttaaattggaagagggcagattttgtTTAGACATTACCATTTCTTactgtgatggtggtgagacactggcacaggttgcccaggaaggctgtggctgccccatccctggcagtgttgaaggccagggttggatggggcttggagcaacctgatctactgggaggtgtccctgcacagggcaggtgggttggaactagaggGTCTTTAAGGTgatttccaacccaaaccattctgtgattccaagTTGTTACTGCTCTGCAGATATTCCTTCCAGTATGATCATAAAGCAGGCTGTGACATAAGCAGTTCTATTATCAGTATTTGTGGGACACTGAATGTGCTACTCTAACCACATCCTTCCTATCCACTATATTATTTCATGCCAAAGAATAGGGGAAAATGTAGTAATTCATTTAACAAACAATATTTAATATTAGTTCATAATAACTCTATTGTGGTGGAGATTCCCCTCTTCTGCTGGATAATTACCATTGTTACTTCTTTCTGAGAACTACTCAGCAACTCCTCCTGCACCCTTGGCTAGTGCCTTTACCAAGTGTATCAGCCATGATACATTAATTAACAATTCTCTCAAAAGATATTataattttaactttattttttctactttttacaCAAATTACTGACTTTGAGTATCATTAGTCACTAGGAGTTCTGGCATCTCAATTTCATCTCATATTTCATACAGAAAGGGAAGTCATCTTCACAAATTTGGCTGGCTGGAACTCattcctctcccctcttcccaaGTCTAAAAAGATTACtttttgagttttctttatGATGCTTTCCCACTGCCCGCTTTTActctctgtgtttgtttttagaTTCAAACCTTGCTGGTGCATAAATGGAAACTAAGGGAAAAGCAGCTACCTTAGCtttcaaaatgttcttttgGTCCTTCTAGCATGGGAATCATCTGCCTTTAGCAACTACTAGAAACAAAGCTAAGTTCTGGTATTATAACTGGCCATCCAAAATAACTAATTGATTGATCAATAAATAATGCTCTGTGAAGATTGAGATCACAGAAGAACACCACCATAGCCAGGTTTCTACTCACTGCATCAAGCTGCAAATGGAGGCTTAAGTTGAACATTAAATTGTGGGCAGAAATCTTGAGTTTGAAGTCAAACCATATCTTTCACCTGCAATTTCTCAAGTGCCACAGTTATGATCTAAGAAGTTAGTCatgttttcaggttttctcCAACTGAAGGTCAGACACTGCTCTGAGAGCTACATAATCATACTCTGCAACAGCAGACAGGCCTCCCCTTAGGCCTGGCAGTAAGAATAGTGAGTGATCATCCCCCAtgaaaagagcagagctggcactCGTGTCCATCTCCAGGAGTGCTGGGAACCCAGAAGATGTGAAACAGCACCCCTTGTGTGAAAAGGCAGGGTGGTTCATACCCACTGGAGGCTGCTCtggagaaataatttattttgcttgcaAAGGAGCTCATCCAGGTGCCACTTGGCACAATTTACAGTCCTTACAAGCAGGATTGTAAAACCATCCTTCAGGATTTCCATTTCAAAAGCTACCACTCGCTCAACCCAGCTAACCCCAAACTTACTTCATTCTCTGGAATAAAGGCACTTGGTCCTCTTCTCAACGGCGGGGTGACTTGCActcttttttcctgcaaaagtAACATAATTGTGTCAGCGTCAGGAGTACCCTCATAACTCACTTTATCTCAAAAGATGGGATCTTCCAGACCTGGATTATTCCCAAGGCCACCTGGGCCTTTTACAGCCCCTTGAAGAGATGAAGCCATCACACCAGACTGGTTAGATCTGCTTTGTATTCTCTGTGCTTTATGTGAATGAACAGCATCAATTTTTGgtaagagaaaagagagaaaaaaatccaaaaatctAAACACATTTGGTTTATCAACCCACCTGATACACAGACAGCAGTAACAAAATATTAGGCAGGATGCTAAAATTAGCCATTTACCGGGTTGAATGGAAGTTTAAAaagtggagggggaaaaagccaCACTTGGGAACTTGTAAGCAAGAAGCTGTTTTCTTTGCTATCAGTATTTAATGAGATCCTCGGTGCTGAGAAGACTGTAAGCACTTTGTCTGCCACATATTGGCATGAAAAGCACAGTCCACACAGACCAGCACGACCCAGTTAAAGACTTGCTCTAGAAACCCAACAAAGCAGCTGCCCCGCTCAGCCGCCAAGCCTGGGGAGAACATCACACACAGCTCAAGTCTTGGTGCACAAACCTCAGCTAGAAGTCATGAAACACCCTTTGAGGATGATATATTTAGCACAGAGCAGGCTGATAGTGTAACAAGAGCTAGAGGACTTTTTTGATTTATTAGGGATGAGAAACTGAACTAAACTAAACTGGAGGCTTTCACACCATGGCTGATGACAGCCAGAGGAAGGGGACCCTGGGGAGGCTGCTTCAGCAGGGTCAGGACCAGCAGGGTTCACATCATTTCTGACCAGTTCTGGTCCAATCTTCTCTTTAAACCCTACCAGAGGTTCCTCTATTCTCTCCAGGCCATTTAGTCCCTTGGATCtttagaaatttttcctaatgtctgcTGTGTATTTCCCTTGCAGTAATTTAAAGCTGATGattcttgtattttcttcttttcctcctaaTGGTCATATTCCACCTATCTGGAAACCATGGCTCCACACCTTCTCAAGTCCCTAATTACACCACAGAGCTGGTGACTCTTAATAAGTTGCTCATCAACAGCCGCATCAGATTTAAATCCTAAATATTTTGTACCCCTAACACAAAAGTCCAAAGTTTTCCATAACAAATGGCCCTTAAATCCTTTTACCAGTAGGGCTGAAGCTCAACCACCATATGCACAAACAGCAGTGCCAGCCCCAGGAGGAGTGTGCTGACCACTGCCACACAGAATAATGAAGCCACTGGAGCTGTGCAATTATCATCCTTCTCCTTAAAAACATCCTGCcctttctaaattaaaaaaaaaaaaaaaatcatgcagaaATCAGCAGTGATTATTCAGGAAAGATGTTCCAAAGCAAACTCTTGCAGGACAATTACATTTGTGACCTTGGAATAATGAGCTGCTAAAAGGTGCAGAAATAAGCTGTATCTACTGGGtaaagagcagcagccaggagacaACCTATTGCAACTGCTGCCTTGCTGTCACAGCCCCCAGATCTCATAAAATACTTCTTATGAATTAAATGTATTCagtataaaataagaaaaaagggtACAGAGAGACTGGGTACCTGCACCTGCAACCCCTTCCTCACACAGCTACACAAGGCACAGGAGGATGTTGTCTGGCTTTACACATGTAGTCTTGCTAGCAGACAGTCAAaaaggagctgctttccagaatTACTGTTGAGGTTGCATTTTACTTGTTTTATGAAGGTTATCTGGATATCAGAGTTCAAAACCTTCACTTCATACTGAATAATCTGGAGTAAACAGCTTGTGTGAGCAAGGCAACTTGTATGGCTGCAAACTGTCAGCTCTGGTTGGAGCACAGGTCTAAACCAAAGCTGAACCACTGCCTTCTCTGTTTTGCTCCCTGACCTAAAGcctcccttctccagcctctgcaaagcTGGTCCTCAAGGCTTgaccaaggaaaacaaaaagcacatgCTGCTTCTAGCAGGATATGGGCTCTGACCCTGCAGATAAGTTACTGctgagaaggaaaggaggaaaagtacTTGGTTGGACAGATGTAGGCAAGTATCTCCAATTGGCTGCTGTAAATGATGACAGAAAACCAAGAAGACAGGCATGAAAAATGAGGTGCTAAATATTCCACAAAATGGACAAAACCTAGTGCTCCTTTTGGGAGGTAGCTGTTCTAAAAAACACAAGcctggaaaatacagaaaagaaatcacaacaagaacacaaaaccaaaaccccaaacatgaTAATTCAAGCTGTTGAGCCCAATCATAACATGCTTTTAGggatacatatttttttctatattagAAGTTCatacaaaacattattttgccTCTATgccaaagattttattttattaaaactggTTAAAACAAGCTTgtcagaagagaagaaacaaacatctgGTTGCACAAGTTCTCAGGATGCTATTAATAAAAACATGGGAAGTTTACAAGCATTAAGAAAGATAACATTGGTTTTGTTGAGCTGTAGATAAGAACCACTGCTTCTGGGCATGCTTTATCTAGAGCAGTGATTTAAGACCTAATCAAGAaccaaaatatgaaaaactaCATATGGGAATTAGAAAGCAGCACTACGTATAGGGCCCTTTACAGTGAAATTTGTTGTAAATCTTGTTTCCCAAGAAAGAGGATTTGGTTCCTTGTCCAGTTTCTGCAGGTTATGTTAGCTATCACTAAGTCACACAGGGTCCTAAATATCTTACTTGAAACTGGATTCTTATGCTAAGTGTCTGAAGCaaggaacaggttgctcagcaACTAAAACATTGTATGCAGATATCATCCATTTTCTGCTTCACCTTCCTCCAGAAATGCATTGCCAGAGTATAACTTATCACAAAAAGGTGTGCAACCACCTCCAGTTACAGTAAGACAAGCACCTTTTCGTGGGGTGcttcttcagaaggaaaaagatgatgaaaatcttcaaagaagagaaaaactgaGCCCAGGCAGGTTACTGGGAGAGAGGCCACTGCAAGCCAGAGCCTCGAGGGGGCTTGCAGCAGCACGCTGGGTGTCAGGCAGCAGAACCTCTGCAGaccatggcagagctgctgcaggaattCATGAACACTCAGGTCTGAGCAAGCTTTACCTGTgatttgctttctctccttaaGCCACACTTGGAATGGTCTTGTAAGCTGAGTATTAGGAATTTTAACAGCGATTAAGTGGAACCATTCCCCATTTGCATGCCTAGAATTTGCAAGAAACATCTTCATCCTTGGGTGAGCTCTGCTCAAACCCTTCAGAGCCAAAAGCTGTGACTGTCTCACGGGTTTATTTTTAGTTGTGGCAGCGACTGCAcaccttccctctgcagccaaGGGGCTGTGGGCACTGGGACATGGCACCTGCATCACAAAtagctgctgggctgccacaGCAAAGGAAGGGATGCCAGAGCCACTTGGCTGGCAACCCGGCCCTGGTGCCCAAGTGGGAGCAAGCATGAGGCTGGCTGGTGCTGTGACAGCATGGCAGCTTTCCTCCCAAAGcctaaagcagaagaaataactGTTCTTCCTCTTTGCTATCATGTGAGTCACAATGTCCTCAGGCTTTAAAGAAACAACTATTTTTAGAAAGCTGTAAAAAGAGGCTGTTTTATTTGAGAACAGAGGCACTAGCTGGAGGGGTTGATTGAACACCTGGTTTAGGAGGTGCTTTCAAATACCCACGAATGCAGAAAGCACAGGTGAGAGGCAAGTGGCT from Heliangelus exortis chromosome 1, bHelExo1.hap1, whole genome shotgun sequence harbors:
- the SESN3 gene encoding sestrin-3 isoform X3 — protein: MVMQANGLDERTNLLVEEYSTSGRLDNITQVMSIHTQYLESFLRSQFYMLRMDGPLPLPYRHYIAIMAAARHQCSYLINMHVDEFLKTGGIAEWLNGLEYIPQRLKNLNEINKLLAHRPWLITKEHIQKLVKTGENNWSLPELVHAVVLLAHYHALASFVFGSGINPERDPDTSNGVRLIAVNNFCVCDLANDNNIENASLTSSNFGNVMVFLQIADSLSELEALMERMKRLQEDKEDEEASQEEMATRFEKEKKESLLVISGAFDDEIVSTDVSRYIEDPGFGYKDFARRGEDHLPTFRAQDYTWENHGFSLVNRLYSDIGHLLDEKFRMVYNLTYNTMATHEDVDTTTLRRALFNYVHCMYGIRYDDYDYGEVNQLLERSLKVYIKTVTCYPERTTKRMYDSYWRQFKHSEKVHVNLLLMEARMQAELLYALRAITRHLT
- the SESN3 gene encoding sestrin-3 isoform X2, yielding MNRIGSGTVGSTTTTTAASAAGQYRVCGNCRKVPRQEKRVQVTPPLRRGPSAFIPENEVMQANGLDERTNLLVEEYSTSGRLDNITQVMSIHTQYLESFLRSQFYMLRMDGPLPLPYRHYIAIMAAARHQCSYLINMHVDEFLKTGGIAEWLNGLEYIPQRLKNLNEINKLLAHRPWLITKEHIQKLVKTGENNWSLPELVHAVVLLAHYHALASFVFGSGINPERDPDTSNGVRLIAVNNFCVCDLANDNNIENASLTSSNFGIADSLSELEALMERMKRLQEDKEDEEASQEEMATRFEKEKKESLLVISGAFDDEIVSTDVSRYIEDPGFGYKDFARRGEDHLPTFRAQDYTWENHGFSLVNRLYSDIGHLLDEKFRMVYNLTYNTMATHEDVDTTTLRRALFNYVHCMYGIRYDDYDYGEVNQLLERSLKVYIKTVTCYPERTTKRMYDSYWRQFKHSEKVHVNLLLMEARMQAELLYALRAITRHLT
- the SESN3 gene encoding sestrin-3 isoform X1, whose protein sequence is MNRIGSGTVGSTTTTTAASAAGQYRVCGNCRKVPRQEKRVQVTPPLRRGPSAFIPENEVMQANGLDERTNLLVEEYSTSGRLDNITQVMSIHTQYLESFLRSQFYMLRMDGPLPLPYRHYIAIMAAARHQCSYLINMHVDEFLKTGGIAEWLNGLEYIPQRLKNLNEINKLLAHRPWLITKEHIQKLVKTGENNWSLPELVHAVVLLAHYHALASFVFGSGINPERDPDTSNGVRLIAVNNFCVCDLANDNNIENASLTSSNFGNVMVFLQIADSLSELEALMERMKRLQEDKEDEEASQEEMATRFEKEKKESLLVISGAFDDEIVSTDVSRYIEDPGFGYKDFARRGEDHLPTFRAQDYTWENHGFSLVNRLYSDIGHLLDEKFRMVYNLTYNTMATHEDVDTTTLRRALFNYVHCMYGIRYDDYDYGEVNQLLERSLKVYIKTVTCYPERTTKRMYDSYWRQFKHSEKVHVNLLLMEARMQAELLYALRAITRHLT
- the SESN3 gene encoding sestrin-3 isoform X4 — its product is MQANGLDERTNLLVEEYSTSGRLDNITQVMSIHTQYLESFLRSQFYMLRMDGPLPLPYRHYIAIMAAARHQCSYLINMHVDEFLKTGGIAEWLNGLEYIPQRLKNLNEINKLLAHRPWLITKEHIQKLVKTGENNWSLPELVHAVVLLAHYHALASFVFGSGINPERDPDTSNGVRLIAVNNFCVCDLANDNNIENASLTSSNFGNVMVFLQIADSLSELEALMERMKRLQEDKEDEEASQEEMATRFEKEKKESLLVISGAFDDEIVSTDVSRYIEDPGFGYKDFARRGEDHLPTFRAQDYTWENHGFSLVNRLYSDIGHLLDEKFRMVYNLTYNTMATHEDVDTTTLRRALFNYVHCMYGIRYDDYDYGEVNQLLERSLKVYIKTVTCYPERTTKRMYDSYWRQFKHSEKVHVNLLLMEARMQAELLYALRAITRHLT